From Butyricimonas paravirosa, one genomic window encodes:
- a CDS encoding OprO/OprP family phosphate-selective porin encodes MRHTLLILMLLVCGVSASAQLTLKSEKGDFEARLIGRALFDGGVFFSDKTSLGNAVEVYDVRMGTVIRFLERWTGKIEMGFAKSKVSMKDIYIEYNDGKNLFRVGHYFEPFSLEYRIGTSDMKFNGAAVTGIAFGDRRRLGISYTYNCDVLNVSGGVFSDKDIDNTEKGDEGYAFSGRVLFRPYSKEKNVIHVGVSSRFGVQGEAEENTLTYSAGAPSNLISEKFLKAEVTEAINEWKFGAEVVMVLDRWYFQSEYLMAHVNRKASVENYTGDGWYAQVGYALLNGRYGYNKTSGMATAPGEKSLEILCRYNITNMNDKDAGIMGGKQNDFSIGGIYYFNKYVAAKMSYSLVSLDKHAPIDGKQTFSMIQGRIQLSF; translated from the coding sequence ATGAGGCATACGCTATTGATTTTGATGCTACTGGTTTGTGGAGTGAGTGCTTCGGCGCAGTTGACGTTGAAGTCGGAGAAGGGAGATTTCGAGGCTCGTTTGATTGGTCGGGCGTTATTTGACGGAGGGGTATTTTTTAGTGATAAAACGTCTTTGGGAAATGCGGTTGAGGTATATGATGTCCGTATGGGGACGGTGATTCGTTTCTTGGAAAGGTGGACCGGGAAGATCGAGATGGGATTTGCCAAGAGCAAAGTGTCGATGAAAGATATTTATATCGAGTATAATGACGGGAAGAATTTGTTCCGGGTGGGACATTATTTCGAACCGTTCAGTTTGGAGTACCGGATCGGGACGTCGGATATGAAGTTTAACGGGGCGGCCGTGACCGGGATTGCTTTCGGGGATCGCCGACGGCTGGGAATCAGTTACACGTATAATTGCGACGTGTTGAACGTGTCGGGAGGCGTGTTCAGCGATAAAGATATTGACAACACGGAGAAAGGGGATGAGGGGTATGCGTTTTCGGGGAGAGTGTTGTTCCGTCCTTATTCAAAGGAGAAAAACGTGATTCATGTCGGAGTTTCTTCTCGGTTTGGCGTGCAGGGTGAGGCAGAAGAGAACACATTGACTTATTCGGCCGGGGCTCCCTCGAATTTGATTTCCGAGAAGTTTTTGAAGGCAGAGGTGACCGAGGCAATTAATGAATGGAAGTTCGGGGCCGAGGTGGTGATGGTGCTTGACAGGTGGTATTTCCAAAGTGAATACCTGATGGCTCACGTGAATCGTAAAGCGTCGGTCGAGAACTATACCGGAGACGGTTGGTATGCACAGGTGGGGTATGCCTTACTGAATGGTCGTTATGGTTATAATAAAACGAGTGGTATGGCCACGGCTCCGGGGGAGAAGAGCTTGGAAATCCTGTGTCGCTATAATATCACCAACATGAACGATAAAGATGCCGGAATTATGGGAGGGAAACAAAATGATTTCTCGATCGGGGGTATCTATTATTTCAACAAGTATGTGGCAGCGAAAATGAGTTATAGCTTGGTAAGTTTGGATAAACATGCACCGATAGATGGGAAACAGACGTTTAGCATGATACAGGGGAGGATTCAGTTGAGCTTTTAA